ttgtttggtgGACAAAAAAACTAGTGCTTatgagagcttatgaaaatcataagctcttcaAATATAAGCTTCTCATAGTAGTTtatgaaagaagaaaaaaaaaaagtaagagcttatgaactgaatacTTTAcaaaaacacttataaaaaatactcAGTAATAAGTTTCAACTACCAGCTTCAAAAACAAGCTTCATTTTCAGCTCTAGTTTACAGGCGTCTGCTCAAACTAGTTTCGTCCAAACACACTTTAAAAATTAGTTTTTTTAGAAAGTAGAGTTTATGGCATATGAAACTTTACTACTTATACTCCACTATTTTACGGTATTAGCCTAATGTATATATGCATCGTCCCATATACAAAGAAAAAGAAGACATGGGAACTTGATCttcattggataaattaaacatgtttACAGGTAATTATTCTTCCAATGAGATTGAGTGCAAGTGGAATGATGAAAATAAACTGTTGTATAACTAAGGTACTCCGTATAATATAACATTCTTTGTTGTACATATCTGAAATCCAAACTCAAAATTTCTCCATGGATATTCAAGTGAGCAAAAAGACAAATCTCGAATGACAACAATGGCTAATAAATGACTCATTCTTTGTTGCCTCACCACATACACGAACGGGTATCGGTTAACAAGTCATTCCGAGCACATTCCCTCTCATACAACATGGCTCTTAAATGTAATAACGTTCCATCCTCAAAACGGAATTATGTATACGGGATTAAATGGGTAGTATGTCTCCAACTTTGTCAGCGCCCGACCGGTACTGTTGGATACTTCTCCTCAACTTGCTCGCAAGTTCAACCGTCATCATTTATCCATCCATATGGAACGTTTTCGATcctatttaagttttagttttgtGTTGTATAGTTTCGTGATATAGGATATAATGTAAAATTTCATTATAATTAATAAAGATTtacttgctttaaaaaaaaaaaaaaaaaaaaaaaaaaaaaaaaaaatctaattgCAGGTAAGATgcaaatatttattaatatactcTCGAATAACGAAATACTCATAATAAGCTATTTTCAGTAATTAAGATACTGAGTAGAAActaatgtatctatatatatatatatatatatatatatatatatatatatatatatatatatatatatatatatatatatatatatatatatatatatatatatatatatacttaattacgAGTTAACAGTTTTGTGTCATTTTCAATATTATTGGTATTTGCTGCTGAGGTGGTTTGACTATAAATTATCGAGTTAAAACAGTGCAGCAAATAATTGGTACTACTAGCTATGTATTTATTTTGGTTATAATAATTGCAATCATAACATTGATCTAGTAAATAAAATGATGAAACATCAATGTCATTTAAATTTTAAGTAACAAATTTATACAATAGTAACATTTTAATTTTAAGTAATTGTAATTTCTCGCACACATAAATGTAAACACGTCTTAAACGTCATCTTTGTAATGTTATAAATCAAGTACAAGTACCCTGTAGAGTTGGGTTAGGGCCTAGAGGTCCACAGGGTGATATATGCCTTGGCCATTTCAATCCAATGCATTATGCATGTCATGTGGGGTTGTGTTAGGAGAAATGGTCTCATCTCTACTCAGTTTTTGTTTTTAAGTAAATGCATACGCCTAATATGATTTTTATTACgtaaatattatgaatattatgtccACATCAGAATTTGAACCCGTAATCTCAAAATTAGAGAAGAATCTCGATATCGCTAAGACAAATCTCCCTTTAGTATTCATCTCTACTCTCTACTAGTAATAACTACGCCAAAAAAATTTATCTGATGGCCTAAATTAAAATTACATATATTTAATTTTACCTCAAATAAAGATATGAACGTTTCAATAAATTAAACAATGAAACAATAAATTTTTTTATCGTAAACGAACATGTAAATGGATGATGCTTTATTTGTTTAGGTTACTCGGAGAGGATGAGTATTACTCCTATTATTTATATGTTGAGGTTTAATCGAGTGTTGTGATCGATTTAACCTTTTCCTTGACCATACAAGATGTGCCGATAATAAAGTTTGAATCTGAAACTTCTTACGAGGATATCGAGAGCTCATCCTTCATGTCATTTTGTGATGCTTTCAACATTTAAACATGATAGATACTTTTGTTTGGACAATGTTCAAAACAATTTTATgaatatttgagttacaagtttttCAATTAAATATTAAAACAATGAATAATGCGTTTTTGGTAACATTGGACACCTATGTCCCTTAATTAGTGAACTTAAGTACGTAGGCCCGAAATTAGTTGAATCTAATGATGTGAGTAGTCTCCTAGCCCCGAAAAAGTATCGAAGATCACTATAAGTAATATGCACATGACGCATATGCAACTTCTTTCGCATTACTATTTATTAAGATTAGGATGAACATGGAAATCATAAATGACATGCCATTTATGTATAGTCGTATATCTATAAAAATGTTTGCGTTCGTGAATGTGTATCAACGTATAATGGATACTCCGATAAATTGTAAACCTGAATATCGCACTGAATTATGGAAATGTAAGATGCATATAAAAAATTATGTAACCTGAAAATGCACCGAATTATGGAAATGTAAGATGTTTATAAAGAAAATGTAAGATGAAAACTCTAGTAATTTAAAACTTAAGCGTTtacacattttaaattattaagtggCATTTGATTTGAGGTTATGAAATCTCAGGATTTTAAATTCCGTAAGATTTGAAATACCAAGTGATTTAAAATCTCATAATTTGAAATTCTATCATGTGTTTGATTTAGGGATTTGAAATTCCCATATTTGTCAAACATAAAAAGTAGAATAACCAAATTAAACATGTACTTGAAATAGGCTCCATTGAGgtcagcccaaagggaaggttttatcgATCCGATCCGgaactaaggtccggcccgcctgcccctcgggatggtttaagggttcggatccctgtgatcgtggttcgggtttcctgcccgaacgtgtgtgtgtgcaaatgatgactaggcttcggtccggactgatgcaatcttgccgttcaaaaaaaaaacatAATGTCTCTATTAATTGGgtcaacaacaagcgtcgatttattgacgagttgattgccgcttagagcctaaattgaacttcaaTGAGGCTTAAAAtcaatggaaatttgattttaccattttcgtgCCGTCTCACACTTTTTTTTAACCAACTTATTGGTCGGAGATCCATTCAGAAACAATCTCTTTATTAATAGAACATTGGGAATGAGGACTTTTTTCTACTTTTAAGGTGTTTCACTCTAGGTAGAgcaatgacttctctttattataGGATAGAGGAAAAATTGTATACATCTTACCTCTCCCATACTCCACATATGTGGAattggttttgttgttgttgtttttttgtAGTTAGTAAACGTAAAGGTAAACATAAGTATATACGTAAAACATAAAACGTAAAGGGTAAGGGGTAAATTATAAAGTGTATTGAATAAATTGTATAGTGTATTGCGTAAATGTAGTTAAACGTAAAAGCAAAACGTAATACGTACCGTAAACGTaacacttaaccataaatgtaaccACTACTACAGAATATGTGTTTAGAAATGGGTTGTTTGCTACTTTAGAGACGTGTTCTTGAACCCGTTTTTAAAGGGGGACGTTTGTAAAACTTTTAAAGAACCTATTTCTATTCTAGGTATTTAGAGACCGCCTTTTACACTTCAAACCGGTTTCTAAAGTGTTTAGAGACCAGTATATTATAGCAAATCTGTTTCTAAAACGTTTTAGAGCCCAATTTCTTATTAAAACAACTGTCTCTATTGTATAGCATATAACAAAAGATATTTGGAGGGAAATATATATATTCGTATAAAGAACAAAATTATATGTTAGTATACATATATTCCACCTGGACAAATTTTTAACAGAAACATAATTATAAATAACCAGTTGTTGTAAGTACAAACTAATTCCATTAAACAAAAACTGaatcatataaataaataaatacaaactccaatttcaatttcaatcTTAAATTTGATATACAAAAGAATCAAAGTAAAAATACATAGCAAGCTTCAAAGACTCAATTCATAGTTATACAAAAAAAACTAAGTGTTACAAGTCTTCAAATAATATGATAACCACATAGCAACAGTATTGTTTAAATTTATCTCTTCGTTTGAGTCTGTACGGTCCCAAGAGATCTGTgtataagaaaaaaaaattataataatagttatgtAAACAATAAGAGGTTGGTTTATTTTGTACTTTATATACCTAAATGAGTTAACAGACACTTACAGTTTGCAGAAAGTCATCTTGTTTAAATATGATGAACTCGTGCATACAACACATCACGTAGTAACCACACTCCCATACTCCTTTTTGTTGGTGGCACTAATTTCAAATGAACAAGTAATTATTTGTGTTAATATCAAGCTCAAACAACGCATACCATATCGAAGTTGACCCAAACCAAAGCAATATGAACAAACAATACAGTTAATATAGTATGTATTGACATACATATATACAAAAAAAGAGTAAATTTACCTAAGGAAAGATCCAACGAACATCTTCAAGTATCCTAAAAAAGTATTCAATATCGTGTTATAATTTGAAAACAAACTAATATTGAATTATATAAGCATAATAAAACTCTTGCACTCTAATAGGGTTTGCAATTGAGTAGTTGTCTTTGTTTGTTGACTTCCTTTTTAACCCAAGCGAATCTAATTCGAACACGATTATCATACACAAAATTTAAACAGAAAGAATATCTAACAGGTACGTACTTTTGATAGTAGGGTGCGAGGAAACACGTTTTATCCTTCTCATGTGTGTTAATTGCATTCAGAAGATAATATGTGACATTGGTGGGATTGTTAACACATCGAGAGCCTCGAATCTCATACGGGTTCAAAACTGCATATCTATTACCAAATAGCTTTTGCATACTCTCATGTAACGAACTACAAAGATGTTAAaatataaagatttaaaaaaaCAGTAGTGTCAAAATATGGTCATAAGATACGAAATATATAAGAATGTACTTATATGGTGAAATAAGTTATTACTGACATATCGAGCCAACCATTTGTTAGCAGAGACATAAGATAATCAGAGGTAACAACAGTTTGTTTACACACACTAGGCCCGAAGACCTCAAAAAAAAGCACAACACTAAATCTAGGATTAGGTCGTTTATCCATTTATCATAGAAATCACGAATAAATAGAGGTTTCTCATCATGTATCATATTTCTATGTTTTTCCAATTCCTGTATAGGTGAGATAAAagcaacaaaaaattatttttacaAGTCACAAAAAAAAATTCAGTATAGCATATACATATACTTCCATACTGCAATTGTATTTTTTTAACCGCAAcaaaacattattattatatataacagaATATTTACAAAAtcaaacatgaatggatgggagcTGCTGGCAGTGAGCTGAATAAACAAGCAGCagcattgaaacaacccaacccgtattccatacgataaattttttttttttttgtaatgatgcacatttacgcgccaattaaatatgtaaaccattccacacgtttcgttaaaaacatactacgagtttaatgtttacaaaaagacaCGAAGgctattaacgaatgtgatacaagtttgaccaactacaaatgatagtttataatccaaacgaccccttgagcatggtttgggactaaactacccaaaacgtaggtcaacttccaaaagcttcgtcataacatcaacaaggacacctaatgcccaataacccccttgcccttgtccacacctgcatctaaaaagataaacaacgagaggggtaagctaatgcttagtgaatgcaataattatacatacacatatataatatatctacttgcaaacacttacacaacaccgtacacaagctagcaattcgacaaccatgcaaaacattatgcatataccaataaccgcaattcacattgagctagcaataacaaaagcatatagttcatatttaagtatgctaatgcacaattcatacaaccatggttaaccaatcgtaaaagaaatggtactctaatttcccattggtgttcataacaaccgttagtgcacaacacatatatcactaacccttggacaacacatatccgtttataaaatcgttagtgtacaacgcatataacactaaatcggacaacacatatccattcataaatcattagtgtacaacacatataatcactaaattggacaacatatatccgttctcaaaaccgttagcgtacaacgcatatatcactaacttggacaacatatccatttctacaagtaaacacatcatatacgtacatgtatacttattccactcaccttgtcacaaggatgatgattatgtacGTCCGAGCTttaatgcaatgtacctaaatcattaagtgcacattcaatacaCCAACCAGTGGAAtcaaccacattacacttacttgagcatttaatgacccaattcgcattaaatgactcaatcacaccaataccgcccttaaacggccaagacccgactttaaccactaaagctagtgcattaaagtctactaacttcaattaacacaaacttagggtaattcatacccatttcacccaaactaggtcaactagtacattttgacccattttaaattacttagcctctcaatcaagtcaaacttacccattaacacttcttccataaatccaaaagtgtattagtgactagcaataccatttgacacttacaacctcaaatcataagaccaaaaccctagtttgtggccattagggtttcattacaacatcataacccaaattcacccattttaccctcaaatgggtcatacaagtctctagtaaccaaaaccctagccattaatcaattaaaacttaaaacatagagttggaacttaccgagactatcaacgcgtagctagaaacaagaggaacaactttaattcttgctccaaagaccaaccctcaatccttcactctcaaatctcactttaaatctaaatgggtgttgagttttgggagagaaaatagaaagaaaagggaaaagaaattaaatgaaatgggtgtgtggttgggatttaatgctcccatcagatttatacactaaattaccaatttgccccttaaagtcatttaatttgagctaaaaccggagtctgtccagcagtattgccgcggcgcggctcaactCGTCGCGGTGCGACATATCGAAGGGAAAATGACCCTTGTTAACCtgacttctgatctggaaatgcttgcaatgccgcggcgcggacccatttgtcgcggcgcggcctaaggctggaactggacagttcgaccatcataaacaagtttcgacttaatttaatttgtacattccaaacccgcttcctattttcacctagccttcaacaatagtctcacaagacttaacgctaactaaACCCTCGTATAGACTTGCATATGCACGCATTATCATGTATacgtttatatatatctatacgtatattcatacatttacacataagctagcgagttataaacgtacgaatgatcaagtatgtacctttcaatacgtacgggaaaaacgggatgttacaagcaTAAAACCTACTCAAAAGCATGGAAAACCAAAATAATTACAGTAGAAATAACCTATGCTAAAACATTCTACAGCCTATGGTGGATCGAATAAGACACAGCTTCACACACACAATTACAAGTCACAAAAAAAATCAGTTCAGCATACTTCCAGAATATAAATAACTAATTAGGTATATACATACACATCGCATATTAACACATAAATGTTTACACATTAAGTAAGATTTTTTAGAGTTTACCGGGTACGACTTAGGTGCATTCTTTTTACGCTCTATAGACAGCTTAGTAGACGTTTCCTCGTTTACCGGCGTTGGCTTAGTGGATGGTCCCCCATTTACCGATGATGGCTTAGTGGAAGTTCCCCCATTTAGGGATGTTGGCTTAGTGGAAGTTCCCCCGTTTAGGGATGTTTCCTTGAGTCTTTGTAAACTAAAATTCTAATTTTTGTTAAGTTTCAAAAAACAGTTGGTATATTTTACATGTTTCTGTTAATTTTTGTTAAGTTCCAAAAAACAATTGGTAAGTTCCAAAAAACAGTTGTAACATGAAAGCTTGTTTAAACGTACCAGAAGAATGAGGGTTGGAGATGGCATCAACAGAAGTGACTGTAAATGTGAATGCTCTCCGCTTAACCTGTCAAGCTCAACGCATATTTAAACACAACCACATATTTAAGCTACATAAACCAAGCCTTAACAACAGATATAAATGAAAAGAAAATGACAAAAATCATGCACACACAAGAGATAATAACTAATTAATCTAACAAGGAAAGCAGTTAGAAAGAGTATCTTTGGAAATATACTATTCAAGTGAACATCATTATGCATATATCCAATAACTAATCTAAAATtagaataataatatttcattCTATGTAGTAACTAATTAATTTAACAAAGAAAGGAGTTAAGAAGAGTATCTTTGGAGATAAATTATTCAAGTGAACATAATTATGCATATCTACTTACTAATCTAAAATCAGAATATTAATACTTCATTCTATGTACTTAACAACAATTACTGCTATTAGAAGTATTCATTCTATGTCATAAAGCCATAATTAAAGATTAAAAACTTATACTACAGCTTGCATATCAGTTACAACAGCTTGCAAAATAAATACATACCTTTCTTTCGATTATAAAGCCCTAACGATGTCAATGTATCAAGCCATAGTATCAAGCCCTAAAGATAGATTATAAACTCATACTACAGCTTGCATATCATGTCAAAGTATCAAGCCCTAATTACAGATATACCTTCGTTTCGATGTCTGATGATTGCGGTTGTCGAGTGGAAATGGAACGGCTGTAGAGTGGAAATGGGAGACGCATGATGACCGGAAATGGAGACGACGAGTTGCGCTTTTGGTAGGGTTTAGACTGGAATTGGAGACG
This window of the Rutidosis leptorrhynchoides isolate AG116_Rl617_1_P2 chromosome 7, CSIRO_AGI_Rlap_v1, whole genome shotgun sequence genome carries:
- the LOC139858898 gene encoding uncharacterized protein, whose translation is MNEIHSGKKRKSRGNKISQNSISILKHKNRSSIFGENYTHRLQFQSKPYQKRNSSSPFPVIMRLPFPLYSRSISTRQPQSSDIETKVKRRAFTFTVTSVDAISNPHSSDAGVDKGKGVIGH